Genomic window (Sceloporus undulatus isolate JIND9_A2432 ecotype Alabama unplaced genomic scaffold, SceUnd_v1.1 scaffold_13, whole genome shotgun sequence):
TGAGGGCTTTCTTTATtttgcaaagaaatgaaagtagtTGTAGGGACTAATTGGTGCATGTCACTGGGATCTAAAAGCAGCTTGGGAAGAACCCTCTGAGGTTCTTTTCActcttaacaaacaaacaaaaaaaaacagaacaaaaactagAGTGTATTTAAGGTCAACAATATCACTATTCCATGGAATTTCAATAGTCATTTGATTCACTGTCTGTGTAGATTACAGCAACATCACTGTATTTGATGACGCTAGAAATACTACAGAAGATCGTGAAGCATCTGAAAAGAACAAGATGTtgattatttatatcctgtcatcCCTGGGAGCACTGGGCCTcttcattttctgctgctttggCGTGCTGCAATCTAAACGGAGGCTTCAAGGTGAACTTTTTGGTCTTCAGTCTTCCATTTTCTACTCTCTTCCCTGGGATGAGAAATTCATTTATCTGACCCCTGTCTTTCAGATTATTTTAGACAACGTACATAACTATGTTCTCATAACTCTCCagaggtttatttatttagtatttatgAAACTCATAGTCTTGGAGAAATCCAATTTATTTCTAATATGCATTGCCTGCCTCTTATATAATCTTGATAATTCAGCCTACCAACAAAATTTAGCCTGATCCCAGTTTTATGAGTCAAAAGATTCCCAGAGCCTGGTTCATTCTTTTACAGCTAATGTGGAAAAGCTGTTCCAACAGtataatgtgtttttctttttgtttttagggGGAAACAAGACAGTTTCAtcaaccttagaggaagaaacaaaagagGTAGGTTTGTTTATTGAAACATCTATTTATTTTTGGCTATGATTATTCTCAATTCCCAGTGCTTAGGCATGAATATAGCTGTTTattccttttgagtgacaccAATGACTGTTTAACACATAGAGTGGCTCTTTTCGCCATTGCTgcaaaaaaagattagaaagagagagttaaataaaattgccatacaTTTCCCTGAAGACAcaaagtattaattagattttatgatgATATTGTATAAGTTTACTAACATCCAGGAAAGatgtccttttttcccttttgtccttTATATCAGTTAACTATTTTAACtcctttttgtcctttgtattgtgtgcattttgttttaaatgttttacactttttgataagctcattttgtcagggcctttggctagtacagtAAACATTAACTTGACTTGACTAccatattttccagtgtataaggcaactgggcgtataagatgacccccaagcCGCATGCAGGCAGTGTCCCTGGCCTCCTATAGGCCGAATTAAGGGGGTCTGGCGCCCACATGCGCCAGTTTGAGagggcctctgtggaggcctggaaGGCGGGTGTCAGAAGTTGCAATAGGGCCTCTCGCAGTCCGGCATGCCACGGAAGGAGCGGAGTATCCCAGGCGGCAGCGGAGGCAGCGAGGCATAAGGGGCTTGCTCTTTCTCTCAGCCCGACCATCCCTCTTCCTCTGGActggctctggagccgcttctctGCCATCTTTTCCAGCAATGGCAGTGAGAGAGAGCCCAGCCGTGGTGCCTGCCAGGATAGGAACCCGCAAGGACCCCGGAGACAGAGAGGTGGTTACACCATTCACCTGTCTCTATTCACCATTCACCATTCACCTGTCTCTATGGAGGCTGCCAAACAcaacccggcatataagacgggggtaaaaagggagagagaggcaggatagCTCCAACagacctgcctggaagaagaagagccctccctccggtccatctgccttggtccaggcctcagagggagagaagaactgctggacctgatccccccccccccccccccccctcaccattcccttctccttttgtgttgtgtcttttagattgtaagcctgagggcagggaaccatctattatcccctctgttgtaaaccgctcggattcccagtgattgggcggtatataaataaatcctattattgctatcttatacgctggaaaatacggtagttgTTTATAGAGCCAGCAACCACACAGAAGCAAGTACAGTATGTGAAAATCTCTCAATCTCAATTTCACTGAATTTCTCTGAATCCCATCTGCATTGTCTTCCCATCCTGGTTCCATCCTGGATTGTGAAACTTGGTAGTTTGTTCTTCACATCAAAATCTATGCTATCTTTGTACAAAATTTTCCTAATATGtgcatttatttctgcagtttcccTGATTTCTGTAACTAaatcatatttgtgtgtgtttttcacttATGTATATTTTAACCATTCACGTTTTTATGTATGTGCATTGTTTtatatgaatttattttttttccctctgaaatctcaCAAATGTACAGATGCTAGAGGCAAGTTACACATTGTCTTGTAACAAGACTCTGGAGAAGTGAGAAGGGCACTTTAGTCAAAACAGAGTATCTACACtgtacatttatagcactataataCAATTTCATCTGCCAtcgctccatcctgggatttgtagtttggaaaggTACTTTGAATTCTCTAGTGCACTCCTCCTAAACTACATCATTAGAGccataggttgggaaccactgctccagagGGCCACGTGACTCACATTCCTGCATTGCATCTTACTGGTAGGAGTAGACAcattcctctctctctgtctgatcAATAGCTATAAGAATGTCAAATGCTGCAATGATACTAGCAGCCATGTGTCAAATGATGAATTTGTTTCTCCCTTGCAACAGCTTCCCAGTGGCAGTGCTGTTGACAGCAGACAAATCAACTGCAAGAAGCCCAACATGGTAACATCAAAACCTGCACATGACAAATCTGTCACCAACCAGCTCTTATCTGCAAACCAGGATACCCTTGTTTATGCAACACTGAACCATAGAGAACATTTTGAGAAAAGTGAGCCCTTTGTGGAAACTGAGTTTACTGAATATGCTGCAATTGTGTTGAAGAACTAAATGTAGATGTCTCCTTATTGGTTCCCATAATATTATGTCTTCTGTTGTGACTCAACCAGGTTTCTCAAAAGCACCAATCTGTTTCGTATATGCTTTTATGCTTATCAGACAATATGTTTCCACTAGTATTCATTTTTCTGGTATCATCATTGATCATTTAAATTAGTCTCATTCTGGTTGACAAGACTGCATCTATTCTAATTTCATAAACTTCCATTCAGGCTCTTGTTAGCACGAACTTTGATCTAATCAAAACATAATAGTGTTGGACAACATAGATAGTCCAGTATTTTTTTTACCCAATTTTTTTACCCAAATGAATATCACAAATGTATCTAATAAGGTTTAGCATATGTCACAATGGACTGATAAACTATCATTCTGAGAAACAGCAACTTCTGTCATTTTTGTTGGCAGTTCCAGTTCACTACGAGGTAATGAGAGACTCTCAGTGTACAGAATGATTGCATATATTTCCTATTTGCTGGAAATAAACAAATCTTTATTCATTGTTTTCAGCCTGAATAAATTGCATTGCTTACTGGTGTTATTCctaggaaatcaaaatagtgatGACAAAAATTGTAAATTAATGGACAAAAGAACTATAGTCCCATA
Coding sequences:
- the LOC121917234 gene encoding B- and T-lymphocyte attenuator-like, which encodes MNTGSLALDFFFLMMVVDKPWVYAVQADNCTIAVTVQRNTKYYSKSGDSTSIECPVMYCQKKPNVHWHMYNTMLKKFFSLSLGPNHTTSWRTGNIFVLTFQPINKNDSGTYRCEANVANSTIAGHAIEVIVQDYSNITVFDDARNTTEDREASEKNKMLIIYILSSLGALGLFIFCCFGVLQSKRRLQGGNKTVSSTLEEETKELPSGSAVDSRQINCKKPNMVTSKPAHDKSVTNQLLSANQDTLVYATLNHREHFEKSEPFVETEFTEYAAIVLKN